CTACCTCCGCGGAACAATGGCTGCGGTTTATTCTATCCTACAGCATTCTACCTGCCcagaaaatgttgttttccATTTTCTTTGGGTGAGGCATGAGCCTGAGGTTTTATCCAGCATCAAAACGACATTCCCTTATCTTAATTTCAAGGTTTATGGCTTCGACACGACAAGGATACGGGGATTGATTTCCAAGTCCATTCGCCAAGCATTAGACCAGCCTTTAAACTATGCAAGAATCTATCTTGCGGATATATTTCCACAAGAAGTTAAGCGTTTAATCTATCTTGATTCTGATCTTGTGATGGTGGATGATGTTTCGAAACTATGGGGTGTGGATTTGAAGGGAAAAGTTCTGGCTGCACCCGAATATTGCCATGCAAACTTCACTAATTACTTCACCGAGGCCTTTTGGTCGAGCCCCGAGTTGTCGAGAACGTTTGAGGGACGAAAACCTTGCTATTTCAATACCGGGGTGATGGTTGTGGATGTGGAGAAATGGAGGCAGGGGAACTATAGCCAAAGAGTTGAGGAATGGATGGTTGTGCAGAAACACAAGAGAATATATCAGTTAGGTTCTTTGCCACCTTTCTTGCTTGTTTTGGCTGGAAATATCAAGCCGATCGATCATAGGTGGAATCAACATGGCTTAGGGGGTGATAATATCGAAGGGAAATGCAGAGGATTGCACCCTGGCCCTATCAGTTTACTGCATTGGAGTGGGAAGGGGAAGCCATGGTTGAGGCTTGATTCAAGAAAACCTTGCAATGTAGATCATTTGTGGGCTCCTTATGATCTTTATTGCTCATCTAAGCATTCTTTTGAAGAGTGAAGATCAGTTGCTTTCATCGGTTATGTACTTT
The Primulina tabacum isolate GXHZ01 chromosome 9, ASM2559414v2, whole genome shotgun sequence DNA segment above includes these coding regions:
- the LOC142504640 gene encoding putative galacturonosyltransferase-like 4; translation: MAFFRRFSSVGLLLLLLLLLKHPDSASATTTTTNYRHSTIQKLDTPSIFQEAPAFRNGETCVSDNSTIHVAMTLDANYLRGTMAAVYSILQHSTCPENVVFHFLWVRHEPEVLSSIKTTFPYLNFKVYGFDTTRIRGLISKSIRQALDQPLNYARIYLADIFPQEVKRLIYLDSDLVMVDDVSKLWGVDLKGKVLAAPEYCHANFTNYFTEAFWSSPELSRTFEGRKPCYFNTGVMVVDVEKWRQGNYSQRVEEWMVVQKHKRIYQLGSLPPFLLVLAGNIKPIDHRWNQHGLGGDNIEGKCRGLHPGPISLLHWSGKGKPWLRLDSRKPCNVDHLWAPYDLYCSSKHSFEE